One window of the Bradyrhizobium sp. NP1 genome contains the following:
- a CDS encoding glycosyltransferase family 2 protein, producing MMLGSDVSALTTTAANAASAGLSVVVPVYNEAAGLAALHQRISDLARTLRQRYRLACEVVYVDDGSTDATLSIAQGLAADGLDIQVVSLSRNFGKEAALMAGLDHARRGAVLFMDGDGQHPPALVEQLVGHWIDDGYDVVYTAKAHRDNEPFLRRLAVRGFYALINWGARQKIPEDAGDFRLLSPRAAAALRQLPERNRFFKGLASWIGFRQIRVDYEPAPRAHGATTFNATRLLGLSIEGLTSFSVAPLRFASLLGVVLAGGAFLFGLSILWEVFTTGKQVPGYPSLVVGLMTIGGVQLIMIGIVGEYIGKILSELKARPIYFVAEHREKRAVTEQAEGAEERTAAE from the coding sequence ATGATGCTGGGAAGCGACGTTTCCGCTCTGACGACGACCGCGGCCAATGCCGCGTCCGCCGGGCTGTCGGTCGTCGTCCCCGTCTACAACGAGGCGGCGGGGCTTGCGGCGCTGCATCAGCGGATCAGCGATCTCGCCAGGACGCTGCGCCAGCGCTACCGGCTCGCCTGCGAGGTCGTCTATGTCGATGACGGCTCTACCGACGCAACGCTGTCGATCGCCCAGGGCCTCGCGGCCGACGGGCTCGACATCCAGGTGGTCTCGCTCTCGCGCAATTTCGGCAAGGAGGCGGCGCTGATGGCGGGGCTCGACCACGCCCGCCGCGGCGCGGTGCTGTTCATGGACGGCGACGGCCAGCATCCGCCCGCGCTCGTCGAGCAGCTCGTCGGCCACTGGATCGATGACGGCTACGACGTCGTCTACACCGCCAAGGCGCATCGCGACAATGAACCGTTCCTGCGGCGGCTCGCGGTGCGCGGCTTCTACGCGCTGATCAACTGGGGCGCGCGCCAGAAGATTCCGGAAGATGCCGGCGATTTCCGCCTGCTGTCGCCGCGTGCCGCGGCGGCGCTGCGGCAGCTTCCCGAGCGCAACCGCTTCTTCAAGGGGCTCGCGAGCTGGATCGGCTTCCGCCAGATCCGCGTCGACTACGAACCGGCGCCGCGCGCGCATGGCGCGACCACCTTCAACGCGACGCGGCTGCTCGGACTTTCGATCGAGGGTCTGACCTCGTTCTCGGTGGCGCCGCTGCGCTTCGCGAGCCTGCTCGGCGTCGTGCTCGCCGGCGGCGCCTTCCTGTTCGGCCTGTCCATTCTCTGGGAAGTCTTCACGACAGGAAAGCAGGTTCCCGGCTATCCGTCGCTGGTCGTCGGCCTGATGACGATCGGCGGCGTGCAGCTCATCATGATCGGCATCGTCGGCGAATATATCGGCAAGATCCTCTCGGAGCTGAAGGCGCGCCCGATCTATTTCGTGGCCGAGCATCGCGAGAAGCGCGCCGTGACCGAACAGGCGGAAGGCGCGGAAGAACGGACCGCGGCGGAATGA
- a CDS encoding DUF2076 domain-containing protein: MTPQERQLVDDLFDRLARLEDAPRDPDAANAVAQGLRKAPNAAYALVQTALLQDEALRRANQRIEELEQALQQTQAPQQGQPGGFLDSMRDTIFGTNQSKGSVPNVPPPAQNRPVWNSGQVLQQSQAGGPYDQGQYGQGQGPGQGQYGQGAYGQGSYGQGSYGQGYGGPQPPLGGGGSFLGTAAAAAAGMVGGSLLLNGIRSMMGGSHLGVADAGRVGASSSTPWSDQSGSTLAHDAGIDDVGRSGQRDANSDADQRSGLFDTADTDHDYDDDDGDGFDSDDGGSDYA, translated from the coding sequence ATGACACCGCAGGAACGCCAATTGGTTGACGATCTCTTCGACCGGCTTGCAAGGCTGGAGGATGCGCCACGCGATCCGGATGCGGCCAATGCGGTCGCGCAAGGCCTGAGAAAAGCGCCGAATGCGGCCTATGCGCTGGTGCAGACCGCACTGTTGCAGGACGAGGCGCTCAGGCGCGCCAACCAGAGGATCGAGGAACTGGAACAGGCGCTGCAACAGACGCAGGCGCCGCAGCAAGGCCAGCCTGGCGGCTTCCTCGATTCGATGCGCGATACGATCTTCGGGACCAACCAGTCGAAGGGCTCCGTGCCGAACGTTCCGCCGCCGGCGCAAAACCGCCCGGTGTGGAACTCAGGCCAGGTGCTGCAGCAGTCGCAGGCGGGCGGACCCTACGACCAGGGCCAGTACGGCCAAGGTCAGGGTCCCGGCCAAGGTCAGTATGGCCAGGGCGCCTATGGCCAAGGCTCCTACGGTCAAGGCTCCTATGGTCAAGGCTATGGCGGCCCGCAGCCGCCGTTAGGCGGCGGCGGCTCGTTCCTGGGGACCGCGGCCGCGGCGGCGGCCGGCATGGTCGGCGGCTCGCTGCTGCTCAACGGCATCCGCTCGATGATGGGCGGTTCGCATTTGGGCGTGGCCGATGCCGGCCGGGTCGGCGCGAGCTCATCGACCCCCTGGAGCGATCAGTCCGGCAGCACGCTGGCGCATGACGCCGGGATCGACGACGTCGGCCGCTCGGGCCAGCGCGACGCGAACTCTGATGCCGACCAGCGCAGCGGCCTGTTCGACACCGCCGACACCGACCACGATTACGACGACGATGACGGCGACGGATTCGACAGTGACGACGGCGGCAGCGACTACGCCTGA
- a CDS encoding L,D-transpeptidase: protein MFKKMSLALAGACFLGAGLDPAAAFDAAVPREPTVIYARQPAQPAPVRTASNMGGGFIEFLFGDGPGQAPAYQQQPVYQQQPAYGAPLLLPADPQQQSMIDRQQAIDPAQRPFDPRYEKQLVDYSGHERAGTIVVDTPNKFLYLVQGDGKALRYGIGVGRPGFTWSGVKAISAKREWPDWTPPAEMLARRPDLPRHMEGGPQNPLGARAMYLGSSLYRIHGSNEPWTIGTNVSSGCIRMRNEDVIDLYGRVGVGTRVIVI, encoded by the coding sequence ATGTTCAAGAAAATGTCCCTGGCGCTCGCCGGCGCCTGCTTCCTCGGCGCGGGATTGGACCCGGCCGCAGCCTTCGACGCGGCGGTGCCGCGCGAGCCCACCGTGATCTACGCCCGTCAGCCCGCACAGCCCGCGCCGGTGCGCACGGCATCGAACATGGGCGGCGGCTTCATCGAATTCCTGTTCGGCGACGGGCCTGGGCAGGCGCCTGCCTATCAGCAGCAGCCGGTCTATCAGCAGCAGCCCGCCTATGGCGCGCCGCTGCTGCTGCCGGCGGACCCGCAGCAGCAGAGCATGATCGACCGGCAGCAAGCGATCGATCCGGCGCAGCGGCCGTTCGACCCGAGATACGAGAAGCAGCTCGTCGACTATTCCGGTCACGAGCGCGCCGGCACCATCGTGGTCGATACGCCGAACAAGTTCCTCTATCTGGTGCAGGGTGACGGCAAGGCCTTGCGCTACGGCATCGGCGTCGGACGGCCCGGCTTCACCTGGTCGGGTGTCAAGGCGATCTCCGCCAAGCGCGAATGGCCGGACTGGACGCCGCCGGCTGAAATGCTGGCGCGCCGGCCGGACCTGCCGCGCCACATGGAGGGCGGCCCGCAAAATCCGCTCGGCGCACGCGCGATGTATCTCGGCTCCTCGCTCTACCGCATCCACGGCTCCAACGAGCCCTGGACCATCGGCACCAACGTCTCGTCGGGCTGCATCCGGATGCGCAACGAGGATGTCATCGACCTTTACGGACGCGTCGGCGTCGGCACCAGGGTCATCGTCATCTGA
- a CDS encoding ChbG/HpnK family deacetylase has translation MNHAAPSAPPAPPARIWLCADDYGISPGVNRAIRDLIERGRLNATSVMVVGPAIGRDEAAALLASSAKSPRCAIGLHATLTAPFQPLTMHFRPLAGGMFPPFPKLLRAGQLHRLDPEIIAAEIARQIAAFRDLFGRAPDFVDGHQHAQLYPQVRDGFLMAVKEKAPQAWVRQARRNQPLGKRLTSPKALFLDYLSTQFRRRAARAGVACNPAFAGAYDYSRKVDYGALMRSFLDGLPERGVVMCHPGFVDDILVSLDPLTSVREVEHAYLASDDFARLLAANNVTLA, from the coding sequence ATGAACCACGCCGCGCCGTCCGCGCCCCCGGCCCCGCCAGCACGCATCTGGCTGTGCGCCGACGATTACGGCATCAGCCCCGGCGTCAACCGCGCCATTCGCGACCTGATCGAGCGCGGCCGTCTCAACGCCACCTCGGTGATGGTGGTGGGCCCGGCCATCGGCCGCGACGAGGCTGCGGCGCTGCTGGCGTCCTCGGCAAAAAGCCCGCGCTGCGCGATCGGATTGCATGCGACGCTGACGGCGCCGTTCCAGCCGCTGACCATGCATTTTCGTCCGCTCGCGGGCGGCATGTTCCCGCCCTTTCCAAAACTATTGCGTGCCGGGCAGCTGCACCGGCTCGATCCCGAAATCATCGCGGCCGAGATCGCAAGGCAGATCGCCGCCTTCCGCGACCTGTTCGGACGCGCACCCGATTTCGTCGACGGCCACCAGCATGCGCAGCTCTATCCGCAGGTCCGTGACGGATTTCTGATGGCGGTGAAGGAGAAGGCGCCGCAGGCCTGGGTGCGGCAGGCCCGCCGCAACCAGCCGCTCGGCAAGCGGCTCACTTCGCCCAAGGCGTTGTTCCTCGACTATCTCAGCACGCAATTTCGTCGCCGCGCCGCACGTGCCGGCGTTGCCTGCAACCCAGCCTTTGCCGGCGCCTATGACTACTCGCGCAAGGTGGACTATGGCGCGCTGATGCGCTCCTTCCTCGACGGCCTGCCCGAGCGGGGCGTCGTGATGTGCCATCCCGGTTTCGTCGACGATATCCTCGTCAGCCTCGACCCACTCACGAGTGTGCGGGAGGTCGAGCACGCCTATCTCGCAAGCGACGACTTTGCTCGGCTGCTAGCCGCGAACAATGTTACATTGGCCTGA
- the hisG gene encoding ATP phosphoribosyltransferase, whose translation MSTPFVLAVPSKGRLQENAEAFFTRAGLALAKPRGAREYRGTIAGLDNVEIAYLSASEIASQLARGAVHLGVTGEDLLRESIADADRRVLLIDSLGFGSANVVVAVPQAWIDVRTMADLDDVAAGFREQHNRRMRVATKYINLTRSFFASHGVIDYRIVESAGATEGAPATGTAELIVDITTTGATLAANGLKVLDDGVILKSQANLVASREADWSDAARETARVILDHIAARARASKYKEVRTRFAGCNDALLAEAHSRFGVVAPFGGPTSSGMLTLHCPPSQLYALGSFLRDHGADTVSVASLDYVLDRENPLFARLEAFLGQ comes from the coding sequence ATGAGCACGCCGTTCGTTCTGGCCGTCCCCTCCAAGGGGCGCCTGCAGGAGAATGCAGAAGCGTTCTTCACCCGCGCCGGCCTTGCGCTGGCGAAGCCGCGCGGCGCACGCGAATATCGCGGCACCATCGCGGGGCTCGACAATGTCGAGATCGCCTACCTCTCGGCGAGCGAGATCGCCTCACAACTCGCGCGCGGCGCCGTCCATCTCGGCGTCACCGGCGAGGATCTGTTGCGCGAGAGCATTGCGGATGCCGACAGGCGCGTGCTGCTGATCGACAGCCTCGGCTTTGGCAGCGCCAATGTCGTCGTGGCAGTGCCGCAAGCCTGGATCGACGTGCGCACGATGGCCGACCTCGACGATGTCGCCGCCGGCTTCCGCGAGCAGCATAACCGCCGCATGCGGGTCGCGACCAAATACATCAACCTGACGCGCAGCTTCTTCGCCTCCCACGGCGTGATCGACTACCGCATCGTCGAGAGCGCGGGCGCGACCGAGGGCGCGCCTGCGACCGGCACGGCCGAGCTGATCGTCGACATCACCACGACCGGCGCCACGCTTGCCGCCAACGGGCTGAAGGTGCTCGACGACGGCGTGATCCTGAAGAGCCAGGCCAACCTCGTGGCCTCGCGCGAGGCCGACTGGTCGGACGCGGCGCGCGAGACCGCGCGCGTCATCCTCGACCACATCGCGGCGCGCGCCCGCGCCAGCAAGTACAAGGAAGTCCGCACTCGCTTCGCCGGCTGCAACGACGCACTGCTGGCCGAAGCGCATAGCCGCTTCGGCGTGGTGGCGCCGTTCGGCGGCCCGACCTCCTCCGGCATGCTTACGCTGCACTGCCCGCCGTCGCAGCTCTACGCCCTCGGCAGCTTCCTGCGCGACCACGGCGCCGACACGGTTTCGGTGGCTTCGCTGGACTACGTGCTGGACCGGGAAAATCCGCTGTTCGCGCGGCTCGAGGCATTCCTGGGGCAGTGA
- a CDS encoding protein phosphatase CheZ, producing MPVHRKRFRIEEAFVGEVPTPEIDNGDAGSMHHAIMAELRAIRAQMAHPGSAAAPSPAAAPVVREAETQALLDTYRAQIEQCEKLKVELDLIHDAISRTKREIAVLHGKSFDGQEMAKVNGELGAVVGGTEQATQQILEATESIDQAATALSKSISFDQQKLLSEEIQERVVSIFEACNFQDLTGQRISKVMNTMKFIERHINAMMEIWGGVDAIKAHAPPIVDTREGDARLLNGPKLDGDVGHASQDDIDALFN from the coding sequence ATGCCAGTGCATCGCAAACGTTTTCGTATCGAAGAAGCCTTTGTCGGCGAGGTGCCGACGCCCGAAATCGACAATGGCGATGCCGGTTCAATGCACCACGCGATCATGGCCGAGCTGCGCGCCATCCGCGCCCAGATGGCGCATCCCGGCAGCGCCGCCGCGCCCTCGCCAGCAGCTGCGCCGGTCGTGCGCGAAGCCGAGACCCAGGCGCTGCTTGACACCTATCGCGCGCAGATCGAGCAGTGCGAGAAGCTCAAGGTCGAGCTCGACCTGATTCACGACGCGATCAGCCGCACCAAGCGCGAGATCGCGGTGCTGCATGGCAAGAGCTTCGACGGCCAGGAGATGGCCAAGGTCAACGGCGAGCTCGGCGCGGTCGTCGGCGGCACCGAACAGGCCACGCAACAGATCCTCGAAGCCACCGAGTCGATCGACCAGGCCGCCACCGCCCTCTCCAAGAGCATCTCCTTCGATCAGCAGAAGCTGCTCAGCGAGGAAATCCAGGAGCGCGTGGTTTCGATCTTCGAGGCCTGCAATTTCCAGGACCTGACCGGCCAGCGCATCAGCAAGGTGATGAACACGATGAAGTTCATCGAGCGGCACATCAACGCCATGATGGAGATCTGGGGCGGCGTCGACGCGATCAAGGCGCATGCGCCGCCGATCGTCGACACCCGCGAAGGCGACGCGCGGCTGTTGAACGGACCGAAGCTCGACGGCGACGTCGGTCACGCCTCGCAGGACGACATCGACGCCCTGTTCAACTGA